The genomic stretch CGACTTCGAGCGGCCGCCGACCGAGTTCGGATCGGCGGGGAAGATCGAGCCCGGGGCGCTGTAAGGCGAGATCCGGCCCGGCCCGAGGACCTCGGCGAAGCCGCGATCGACGAAGAGCAACACTGCGGCAAAGAGCAAAGCCGACATCCGATTCATTGAACGATCTCCAATTCCTGTTCCCCGACGACCTTGGCGTAGATCGTCTTCTGGGAGTTCATGTTCCTCACCGGGATCACCTCGCCCCGGGCCCCGTCCTGAAGGCAAAGGCCCCTCATGCTGATCTTCACGTGATTCTGGTTGTAGGTCACCGTGACGTTCTTCCCCTTCTGCACGATCTTCTTCGGCGCGAGGGCGTTCGGCACCAGGACGGTCCCGACGGGGATCAGCCGGGCGGCGACCAGCTCGCCCGGGTCGGGGAGCTTGTCGACGAAGTTCGTGCCGAGCTTGATGCCGTCGACGGCGGTCTCGCGGAAATCGATCGGGTTGTATTCCTCGCCGGGGGAGATGGGGCGGAGGGCGATCCACGCCGTCCGCTGCCAGCTCCAGCGGAAGCTGACCGTCGAGGTTCCGACGAGTTCCCCCGTGCCGGAGTAGTAGCGGACCGTCGCGGTGCCCCAGGTGTGGTTCAGCGCGCCGTCGCCCAGCTGGACCTGCGCGCCGATCCGCCCGGCGGGGATCATGCCGCCCTGGATGCGGGCGACTTCCTCGATCTTCACGTCGCCCGCGCCCTGCGTGGCCCGCTGGATCTCGGGGAGGAGGACGGCGGGGAGCTCGGCGGCGGAGACGGTGCGTCCGGGGCGCTTCACCATGCAGCTGTCGACGCCGATAAGGCTGTAGGAGCGGAATTCGGGATGGCCGAGGAGGACCCCCTCGACGGCGTTGCGGGAGACGATCCGGCTCGTGTTGAAGGCGGGGGCGACGGCGATCGGGATCGCGGCCAGGTCGGCGGGCAGCGGCTTGTCCGAGGCGACGAGATCGCCCAGCACCACCGTGCCGCCGACGATGTCGGTCTCCTGCCGGAACTGGAGGATCACCCGGTCGGAAGGCGCGCTGATCGTCACGCCCTGGGCCGGCGCGGGAGCGGGAGCCGCGTCGGCGGCGGTGGCCGGAGCCTGGGCGGCGGAGAAAACCTGGCCCGACGCCTGGAAGGAGGCGAGCTGCTGCGCGCCGAGGTGGCCGAGGCTTCCGGCGAGGGAAGCCAGCACCAGCGCGGAAGCGGAGAGGCGGAAGGTTTTCATCGGTCAGGTGGGGAAAGGTTTAGCGGCGGAGGTTGTCGGCCTGCTCCATCATGTTGTCGGCGGCCTGAATCGCCTTGGAGTTGACCTCGTAGGCGCGCTGGGCCTGGATCATCTTCACCATCTCGTTGACGACGGAGACGTTCGAGTTTTCCACGTAGCCCTGCTGGAGGGAGCCGAGGCCGGTCGAGCCGGGCTTGCCTTCGGTCGCGGTGCCGGAGGCGGGGGTCTCGGTGAAGAGGTTGTTGCCCTCGGCCTTGAGGCCGTTCGGATTGATGAAGTCGGAGAGGGTGATCTGACCGGCGCTGGCCGTCTGGCCGGTCGAGTCGGTCAGCGTCACGGTGCCGTCCGGCCCGATGGAGACCGACTTCGTCCCCGTCGGGATCGTCGGGGCGCCGACGAGCTTCGCGCCGTCGGGGGTCACGATTTCGCCGTTCGCGTTCAGGGCGAAGTTGCCCGCGCGGGTGTAGCCGTTGGTCCCGGAGCCGTCGGTCATGAGAACCTTGAAGAAGCCGCGGCCGCTGATCGCGACGCTATACTGGGGATCCCCGGCGACGAATTCGCCCTGGGTGAAGTCGCGGGCCGTGGCGGTGACCTTCGTGCCGTAGCCGACCGCGAGGCTGCCCGGGGTCTTGTCGCCGGTGCCGAGCTCGGTGCCGGGCTGCTTCTGCGTATCGTAGAGGAGATCCTCGAACTGGGGCGTCGAGCCCTTGAAGCCGGGCGTGTTGACGTTGGCCAGGTTGTTCGCGATGACGTCGATGTTCGTCTGCTGGGCGAGCATCCCGCTGGCGGCGGAGTAGAGGGAACGGATCATGGTCTTGGGTCTCTCGGGTTAGGAATGGGAAAAGGGGCCGTCTTAGGTGTTGTT from Verrucomicrobium sp. GAS474 encodes the following:
- the flgA gene encoding flagellar basal body P-ring formation chaperone FlgA, producing MKTFRLSASALVLASLAGSLGHLGAQQLASFQASGQVFSAAQAPATAADAAPAPAPAQGVTISAPSDRVILQFRQETDIVGGTVVLGDLVASDKPLPADLAAIPIAVAPAFNTSRIVSRNAVEGVLLGHPEFRSYSLIGVDSCMVKRPGRTVSAAELPAVLLPEIQRATQGAGDVKIEEVARIQGGMIPAGRIGAQVQLGDGALNHTWGTATVRYYSGTGELVGTSTVSFRWSWQRTAWIALRPISPGEEYNPIDFRETAVDGIKLGTNFVDKLPDPGELVAARLIPVGTVLVPNALAPKKIVQKGKNVTVTYNQNHVKISMRGLCLQDGARGEVIPVRNMNSQKTIYAKVVGEQELEIVQ
- the flgG gene encoding flagellar basal-body rod protein FlgG, producing the protein MIRSLYSAASGMLAQQTNIDVIANNLANVNTPGFKGSTPQFEDLLYDTQKQPGTELGTGDKTPGSLAVGYGTKVTATARDFTQGEFVAGDPQYSVAISGRGFFKVLMTDGSGTNGYTRAGNFALNANGEIVTPDGAKLVGAPTIPTGTKSVSIGPDGTVTLTDSTGQTASAGQITLSDFINPNGLKAEGNNLFTETPASGTATEGKPGSTGLGSLQQGYVENSNVSVVNEMVKMIQAQRAYEVNSKAIQAADNMMEQADNLRR